One window from the genome of Engraulis encrasicolus isolate BLACKSEA-1 chromosome 16, IST_EnEncr_1.0, whole genome shotgun sequence encodes:
- the ppm1la gene encoding protein phosphatase 1L, with translation MIGDTMTLLSLLGRIMRYFLLRPETLFLLCISLALWSYFFHTDEVKTIVKSSRDAVKMVKGKVAEIMLNDRLGGLDVADAEFSKTWDFKNNNVAVYSIQGRRDHMEDRFEVLTDIVNKSHPSIFGIFDGHGGETAADYVKAHLPDALRQQLLAYEREKRESQLSYPAILEQRILAVDRDMVEKFSASHDEAGTTCLVALLSDRELTVANVGDSRGVLCDKDGNAIALSHDHKPYQLKERKRIKRAGGFISFNGSWRVQGILAMSRSLGDYPLKNLNVVISDPDVMTFDLDKLQPEFMILASDGLWDAFSNEEAVRFVRERLDEPHFGAKSIVLQSFYRGCPDNITVMVVKFKSGPAGGRVPE, from the exons ATGATAGGAGACACAATGACGCTGTTGTCTCTTTTAGGTCGGATCATGCGTTATTTCTTACTCAGGCCAGAGACCTTGTTTTTGCTATGCATAAGCTTGGCTTTGTGGAGTTACTTCTTCCATACGGATGAAGTGAAGACCATTGTGAAATCCAGCCGTGATGCTGTGAAAATGGTGAAGGGTAAAGTGGCTGAGATCATGCTGAACGACAGACTTGGGGGTCTTGATGTCGCGGATGCTGAATTCTCCAAAACGTGGGACTTCAAAAACAACAATGTTGCTGTCTACTCCATCCAAGGCCGGAGAGACCACATGGAAGACCGCTTCGAAGTGCTCACAGACATTGTTAATAAGAGTCACCCATCCATATTTGGGATATTCGACGGGCATGGTGGAGAG ACAGCTGCCGACTATGTGAAGGCCCACCTGCCCGATGCCCTGCGGCAGCAGCTGCTGGCCtacgagagggagaagagggagagccaGCTGTCCTACCCTGCCATCCTGGAGCAGCGCATCCTGGCTGTGGACCGGGACATGGTGGAGAAGTTCTCTGCCTCCCATGATGAAGCAG gtacAACGTGTTTGGTGGCCTTGCTCTCTGACAGAGAGCTGACTGTGGCTAATGTCGGAGACTCCAGAGGCGTTCTGTGTGACAAAGACGGAAATGCTATTGCACTATCACATGACCACAAGCCCTACCAACTCAAAGAGCGAAAGAGGATCAAGAGAGCTG GTGGCTTCATCAGCTTCAACGGCTCGTGGCGCGTGCAGGGCATCCTGGCCATGTCTCGCTCGCTGGGCGACTACCCGCTCAAGAACCTCAACGTCGTCATTTCGGATCCGGACGTCATGACCTTTGACTTGGACAAGCTGCAGCCAGAGTTCATGATCCTGGCCTCCGATGGCCTGTGGGACGCCTTCAGCAACGAGGAGGCCGTGCGCTTCGTGCGAGAGCGCCTGGACGAGCCGCACTTTGGCGCCAAGAGCATCGTTCTACAGTCCTTTTATAGAGGCTGTCCAGACAACATCACTGTCATGGTGGTGAAGTTTAAGAGCGGACCAGCAGGTGGCAGGGTCCCAGAATAG
- the arl14 gene encoding LOW QUALITY PROTEIN: ADP-ribosylation factor-like protein 14 (The sequence of the model RefSeq protein was modified relative to this genomic sequence to represent the inferred CDS: substituted 1 base at 1 genomic stop codon): protein MGQKSGKSAEIRVLLLGLDSAGKSTTLYKLKSNQHFSTDPTVGFNVETIDVKNKRKLALTVWDIGGQKSMRPHWKDFYEDTAGVIFVVDCSDRQRLSEAKKEFEHILRNELLKSLPVVIFANKQDIPGAMTVHEITEHFNMNKTCSDRDWYVQYCSSTTGVGLEEGMQKMANLVKKFPXRHSWKKSLHSKAVSTRHLIYSFVIQLKDYWVTDSFSVPHYP from the coding sequence ATGGGACAGAAATCTGGCAAGTCTGCTGAGATTCGAGTGCTGCTTTTAGGGCTTGACTCAGCTGGGAAGTCCACCACCCTCTACAAACTAAAGTCCAACCAACACTTTTCAACAGATCCCACAGTTGGATTCAACGTGGAAACGATTGATGTCAAGAACAAGAGAAAGCTGGCTCTCACTGTGTGGGATATCGGAGGACAAAAAAGTATGAGACCTCACTGGAAAGACTTCTACGAGGATACTGCAGGAGTCATTTTTGTTGTGGACTGCTCCGATAGGCAACGCTTGAGCGAGGCCAAGAAAGAGTTTGAGCACATCCTGAGGAATGAGCTCCTAAAGAGCCTGCCAGTAGTGATTTTTGCCAACAAACAGGACATCCCTGGAGCTATGACAGTACACGAAATCACAGAGCATTTCAATATGAACAAGACATGCAGCGACAGAGACTGGTATGTTCAATACTGTTCAAGTACTACTGGAGTTGGACTGGAGGAGGGCATGCAGAAAATGGCTAATCTTGTGAAGAAGTTTCCCTGAAGGCACTCTTGGAAGAAATCACTACATTCGAAAGCCGTATCAACCAGACATTTAATTTATAGCTTTGTGATACAACTCAAAGATTATTGGGTCACTGATTCATTTTCAGTGCCACACTATCCTTAA
- the zmp:0000001127 gene encoding uncharacterized protein zmp:0000001127 — MQDDLFKGLNCTEQSMEINPRTQTVSACAPQDGCLLNILEDLNFYRGALQSHPDYNAVLGPTVLKNIDTFMQVSAHPENKFEERLRLCKTLWGFRARIITINRSLRYIFCAKNDF, encoded by the exons ATGCAG GATGATCTATTCAAGGGACTTAACTGCACTGAGCAGAGCATGGAAATAAATCCCAGAACGCAGACAGTATCCGCGTGTGCGCCACAG GATGGCTGTCTTCTGAATATTTTGGAGGATTTAAACTTCTATCGAGGCGCTTTGCAGTCCCATCCTGATTATAACGCAGTTCTTGGTCCAACTGTGTTGAAGAATATTGACACTTTCATGCAG GTTTCGGCGCATCCTGAAAACAAGTTTGAGGAGAGGCTGCGCCTTTGTAAAACACTCTGGGGATTCCGCGCGCGCATCATCACCATAAACAGAAGCCTCCGATATATATTCTGTGCCAAAAATGACTTTTAA
- the LOC134465231 gene encoding schwannomin-interacting protein 1-like, which yields MVHQEKCIYQAQRIERESIRQKLALGSFYDDGPVIFTGCSKSSLSSRQQNGVQMQMCFVNDSSSDKDSDAEDSRTETSLDTPLSPVSKQSSSLSDRDTGGEEDLDPLEDSEFWRLQRRLQEEARVALALARPMARMQVEVERHIQLHRRSPVAHLLPHLAHISESLMKRSLRPGDLRDMSLGQLQVITNNLHSQIQSLNEELVQLLVLRDELHVEQDAMLVDVEDMTRHAQQRHVTEKALSK from the exons GCCCAGAGAATCGAGCGAGAGTCTATAAGGCAGAAGCTGGCTTTGGGCAGTTTCTATGACGACGGGCCTGTCATCTTCACGGGCTGCAGCAAGAGCTCTCTATCCTCACG GCAGCAGAATGGGGTGCAGATGCAGATGTGTTTTGTGAATGACAGCAGTAGTGATAAGGACAGTGATGCAGAGGACAGCAGAACAGAGACGAGCCTGGACACACCTCTCTCACCTGTG AGCAAGCAGAGCTCCTCTCTGTCGGACCGGGACACAGGCGGCGAGGAGGATCTGGACCCGCTGGAGGACAGTGAGTTCTGGCGGCTGCAGCGGCGGCTCCAGGAGGAGGCCCGGGTGGCGCTGGCGCTGGCCAGGCCCATGGCACGCatgcaggtggaggtggagaggcacATCCAGCTGCACCGCCGGTCCCCCGTCGCACACTTG CTGCCCCATCTGGCCCACATCAGTGAGAGTCTGATGAAGAGGAGCCTGAGGCCAGGGGACCTGAGAGACATGAGCCTGGGGCAGCTACAGGTCATCACCAACAACCTGCACTCACAGATACAGA GCCTGAATGAGGAGCTTGTGCAGCTGCTGGTCCTGAGAGATGAGCTGCATGTGGAGCAGGACGCCATGCTAGTGGACGTGGAGGATATGACCAG ACATGCACAGCAGAGACACGTGACAGAGAAGGCCCTCTCCAAGTGA